One region of Perca flavescens isolate YP-PL-M2 unplaced genomic scaffold, PFLA_1.0 EPR50_1.1_unplaced_scaf_36, whole genome shotgun sequence genomic DNA includes:
- the LOC114551699 gene encoding CD9 antigen-like, translating into MALDGCGLFCKYTLFIFNAIFALVGFAFLGLGLWLRLSDSTRGIFQIEDLNSSAFVIAVIVLIALGSVMLIVVVFGDYGACNEKRCALQVFSALLTILAMAEIAIGVVAYSSKERVGLHIVEFYSSLYALYITGGDPVIGATLTFIHNMLHCCGVTGIVVIELAKNTCPKADGFWEQLKQPNCPLIIADVFNSKAALVMGIFVGTGVLLITALVCTTVLLKQTKRNQQEVTAYYTTVY; encoded by the exons ATGGCGCTGGATGGATGTGGCCTCTTCTGCAAGTATACCCTCTTCATTTTCAACGCTATCTTTGCG TTGGTGGGCTTTGCCTTTTTGGGTCTCGGCTTGTGGCTGAGGCTCAGCGACAGCACCAGAGGCATCTTTCAAATAGAGGACTTGAACTCAAGTGCATTTGTTATCG cTGTGATTGTACTGATTGCTCTGGGCTCAGTGATGCTGATTGTGGTGGTGTTTGGAGACTACGGTGCCTGCAATGAGAAAAGATGTGCTCTTCAAGTG TTCTCCGCCCTTCTGACCATTCTGGCAATGGCTGAAATTGCTATTGGAGTGGTTGCTTATTCCAGCAAGGAACGG GTTGGACTGCACATTGTGGAGTTCTACAGTAGCCTGTATGCTCTGTATATCACAGGCGGAGACCCAGTCATTGGTGCCACTCTCACGTTCATCCACAATATG CTTCATTGCTGTGGAGTGACCGGGATCGTGGTGATAGAGTTGGCCAAAAACACCTGTCCCAAAGCAGATGGGTTTTGGGAGCAGCTCAAGCAGCCT AATTGTCCTCTGATCATCGCAGATGTCTTTAACAGTAAAGCAGCACTAGTGATGGGCATCTTTGTCGGAACGGGAGTTCTTTTG ATCACAGCCCTGGTCTGCACCACGGTCCTCCTGAAACAGACCAAGAGAAACCAGCAGGAGGTCACTGCGTACTACACCACGGTGTACTAA